In Pongo abelii isolate AG06213 chromosome 15, NHGRI_mPonAbe1-v2.0_pri, whole genome shotgun sequence, a single window of DNA contains:
- the LOC134759948 gene encoding olfactory receptor 11H4, with protein MNRSATHIATEFILLGFPGCWKIQIFLFSLFLVIYVLTLLGNGAIIYAVRCNPQLHTPMYFLLGNFAFLEIWYVSSTVPNMLANILSKTKAISFSGCFLQFYFFFSLGTTECLFLAVMAYDRYLAICHPLQYTAIMTGRFCGKLVSFCWLIGFLGYPIPIFFISQLPFCGPNIIDHFLCDTDPLMALSCAPAPITECIFYTQSSLVLFFTSMYILRSYILLLTAVFQVPSAAGRRKAFSTCGSHLVVVSLFYGTVMVMYVSPTYGISTLLQKILTLVYSVMTPLFNPLIYSLRNKDMKLALRNVLFGMRIRQNL; from the coding sequence ATGAACAGGTCAGCAACACACATCGCGACAGAGTTTATTCTCCTGGGATTCCCTGGTTGCTGGAAGATTCAGATTTTCCTCTTCTCATTGTTTTTGGTGATTTATGTCTTGACCTTGCTGGGAAATGGAGCCATCATCTATGCAGTGAGATGCAACCCACAACtacacacccccatgtactttcTGCTGGGAAACTTTGCCTTCCTTGAGATCTGGTATGTGTCCTCCACTGTTCCTAACATGCTAGCCAACATTCTCTCCAAGACCAAGGCCATCTCATTTTCTGGGTGCTTCCTCcagttctatttcttcttttcactgGGAACAACTGAATGTCTCTTTCTGGCAGTAATGGCTTATGATCGATACCTGGCCATCTGCCACCCACTGCAGTACACTGCCATCATGACTGGAAGGTTCTGTGGTAAGCTGGTGTCTTTCTGTTGGCTTATTGGATTCCTTGGATACCCAATTCCCATTTTCTTCATCTCCCAACTCCCCTTCTGTGGTCCTAATATCATTGATCACTTCCTGTGTGACACAGACCCATTGATGGCTCTATCCTGTGCCCCAGCTCCCATAACTGAATGTATTTTCTATACTCAGAGCTCCCTTGTCCTCTTTTTCACTAGTATGTACATTCTTCGATCCTATATCCTGTTACTAACAGCTGTTTTTCAGGTCCCTTCTGCAGCTGGTCGGAGAAAAGCCTTCTCTACCTGTGGTTCTCATTTGGTTGTGGTATCTCTTTTCTATGGGACAGTCATGGTAATGTACGTAAGTCCTACATATGGCATCTCAACTTTATTGCAGAAGATCCTCACACTGGTATATTCAGTAATGACTCCTCTTTTTAATCCTCTGATCTATAGTCTTCGTAATAAGGACATGAAACTCGCTCTGAGAAATGTCCTGTTTGGAATGAGAATTCGTCAAAATTTGTGA